Proteins encoded by one window of Acidipropionibacterium virtanenii:
- a CDS encoding Mur ligase family protein, with product MTRSTRTPRRPRRPRNSARLEAALLAGRAAALASRLTGRGSGASIRGQITTKLDPGAFAELVASRRIAAVTGTNGKTTTTHMLTAAVRAGLKDDGTKVVTNADGANLHHGIVSALGQAPDAPVAILETDERVVADAVRLGHPEVLVLLNFSRDQLDRNHELTFLGRDWRSALAAAGQDGPMVIANASDPLIVWVCQRARAVVWVDTRPRWTADSTLCPSCGGVLVHDEDDWHCPDCPLRQPEADWWVEDGYAVSRRGDRHRLDLQVPGDFNLTNATCALAAAVEMGIEPDAALAGMATVTSPAGRYATTTIAGTKVRLLLSKNPAGWTESLPLTVSDPLVLAIDAVAADGKDVSWLWDVDYEQLAGRTVICTGPRALDLAVRLQYAEVDHVVIEDLSEALESPLLAGHWDDDHPIDVLSTYTPFQKLRRLGGLA from the coding sequence ATGACGAGATCGACCCGTACACCCCGGCGGCCACGACGGCCGCGAAACTCCGCCCGGCTGGAGGCGGCGCTGCTCGCCGGACGGGCGGCGGCCCTGGCCTCCCGTCTGACCGGCCGGGGGTCGGGAGCCTCGATCCGGGGCCAGATCACCACGAAGCTCGATCCTGGAGCCTTCGCCGAACTCGTCGCGTCCCGGCGGATCGCCGCGGTCACCGGCACCAACGGCAAGACCACCACCACCCACATGCTCACCGCGGCCGTCCGCGCCGGGCTGAAGGACGACGGCACCAAGGTGGTCACCAACGCCGACGGGGCGAACCTGCATCACGGCATCGTCTCGGCCCTGGGACAGGCCCCCGACGCCCCGGTGGCGATCCTGGAGACCGATGAGCGGGTGGTGGCCGATGCCGTGCGACTGGGGCATCCCGAGGTACTGGTGCTGCTCAACTTCAGCCGCGACCAGCTCGACCGCAATCACGAACTGACCTTCCTCGGCCGCGACTGGCGGTCCGCCCTGGCGGCCGCCGGCCAGGACGGGCCGATGGTGATCGCGAACGCCTCCGACCCGCTCATCGTGTGGGTCTGCCAGCGGGCCAGAGCAGTGGTGTGGGTCGACACCCGTCCGCGCTGGACCGCCGACTCGACCCTGTGCCCCAGCTGCGGCGGGGTGCTGGTTCACGATGAGGACGACTGGCACTGCCCGGACTGCCCGCTGCGCCAACCCGAGGCCGACTGGTGGGTGGAGGACGGGTACGCGGTCTCCCGCCGCGGGGATCGGCATCGCCTCGATCTCCAGGTGCCCGGCGATTTCAACCTCACCAACGCCACCTGCGCCCTGGCCGCCGCCGTCGAGATGGGCATCGAACCCGACGCCGCGCTGGCCGGGATGGCGACCGTCACCTCCCCGGCCGGACGCTACGCCACCACCACCATCGCGGGGACGAAGGTCCGGCTGCTGCTGTCGAAGAACCCGGCCGGCTGGACGGAATCCCTGCCGCTGACCGTCTCCGACCCACTCGTACTGGCCATCGACGCCGTGGCGGCCGACGGCAAGGACGTCTCCTGGCTGTGGGACGTCGACTACGAGCAGCTCGCCGGGCGCACCGTGATCTGCACCGGCCCCCGGGCCCTGGACCTGGCGGTGCGACTGCAGTACGCCGAGGTGGATCATGTCGTCATCGAGGACCTGTCCGAGGCCCTGGAATCCCCACTGCTGGCCGGCCACTGGGACGACGACCATCCCATCGACGTGCTGTCCACCTACACCCCCTTCCAGAAACTGCGCCGACTTGGAGGCCTGGCATGA
- a CDS encoding DNA polymerase Y family protein, whose amino-acid sequence MSTGHTDPVIVAEKGKVVARCDLAAAEGVEAGLRVRAAQLRCPEAVVVPYDHRVEEECFAPVVTAIEQQVAPAVHVVRPGVAAVRAGGVSRFYGGERAAAQRMRQVLEAQGLEARVGIADGLFAAGQAALRAEPVRIVPAGGSEEFLSGLEIGALDAGVRPGLNDDRGPSDLVGALRGLGLRTLGRFAALDHQKVVTRFGQDGDRAHRLAAGIDATPLTSRRPQSDDVVEIAFPEPLALAEQVAAGVEPLASRMLQDLGRRGMSCDEVRIVIRSTEGLSEQVWRHPWQFSSADLVSRVVWQLGGRQHRDEDEEACGVPAGVEAVRLVPTARPAAEHAEGLFGARPAEHLMQILTRLQDRLGPRAVLTPAVAGGRLLKERRLLTPFGSLPEERSRPDQPWPGRLSGPAPGVVFEQLRPVRVQTADGSPARPCEPGAGAGPEWLTTPAGQRRRVIAWAGPWPVRQRWWGAQATSVDRFQLVTEDQQAWVLAASGTSWWAEARYD is encoded by the coding sequence ATGAGCACCGGTCACACCGATCCGGTCATCGTCGCCGAGAAGGGGAAGGTGGTGGCCCGCTGCGATCTCGCCGCCGCGGAGGGGGTGGAGGCCGGCCTGAGGGTGCGGGCCGCCCAGTTGCGTTGCCCGGAGGCCGTCGTCGTGCCCTACGACCACCGGGTCGAGGAGGAGTGCTTCGCGCCGGTGGTGACGGCGATCGAGCAGCAGGTGGCTCCCGCGGTCCATGTGGTGCGTCCCGGCGTCGCCGCAGTCCGGGCGGGCGGGGTGTCCCGGTTCTACGGCGGGGAGCGGGCGGCCGCGCAGCGGATGCGGCAGGTGCTGGAGGCCCAGGGCCTGGAGGCCCGGGTGGGGATCGCCGACGGGCTGTTCGCAGCCGGGCAGGCCGCGCTGCGCGCCGAACCGGTCCGGATCGTGCCGGCCGGTGGTTCTGAGGAGTTCCTGTCGGGTCTGGAGATCGGCGCCCTGGACGCCGGGGTGCGTCCCGGCCTCAACGATGACCGCGGCCCCTCGGATCTGGTGGGGGCGCTGCGCGGGCTCGGGCTGCGCACCCTGGGCCGGTTCGCGGCCCTCGATCATCAGAAGGTGGTGACGCGTTTCGGCCAGGACGGGGACCGCGCACACCGGCTCGCCGCCGGGATCGACGCCACCCCCCTGACCTCGCGGCGCCCACAGAGCGATGACGTCGTCGAGATCGCCTTCCCCGAACCCCTGGCTCTGGCCGAGCAGGTTGCCGCCGGGGTGGAGCCGCTCGCCTCCCGGATGCTCCAGGATCTCGGTCGGCGCGGGATGAGCTGCGACGAGGTACGGATCGTGATCCGCTCCACCGAGGGCCTGAGTGAACAGGTGTGGCGGCATCCCTGGCAGTTCTCCTCGGCGGATCTGGTCTCCCGGGTGGTCTGGCAGCTGGGCGGGAGGCAGCACCGTGACGAGGACGAGGAGGCCTGCGGCGTCCCGGCGGGGGTGGAGGCCGTGCGCCTCGTCCCGACCGCCCGCCCGGCCGCCGAGCATGCCGAGGGGCTGTTCGGCGCCCGTCCGGCCGAACATCTGATGCAGATCCTCACCCGCCTCCAGGACCGGCTCGGTCCCCGGGCCGTGCTCACCCCGGCGGTCGCCGGGGGGCGGCTGCTCAAGGAGCGCCGGCTGCTCACCCCCTTCGGCTCGCTGCCCGAGGAGCGCTCCCGCCCCGATCAGCCCTGGCCCGGCCGGCTGTCGGGGCCGGCCCCCGGCGTCGTCTTCGAGCAGTTGCGCCCGGTGCGGGTCCAGACCGCTGACGGCTCCCCGGCGCGGCCCTGCGAGCCGGGGGCGGGAGCCGGCCCGGAGTGGCTGACCACCCCCGCCGGTCAGCGCCGGAGGGTGATCGCCTGGGCCGGCCCGTGGCCGGTCCGGCAGCGCTGGTGGGGTGCCCAGGCCACCTCGGTGGACCGCTTCCAGCTGGTGACCGAGGATCAGCAGGCCTGGGTGCTGGCCGCCAGCGGCACATCCTGGTGGGCGGAGGCCCGCTATGACTAG